From one Thalassobaculum sp. OXR-137 genomic stretch:
- a CDS encoding GGDEF domain-containing protein: MAITLETSNVLLLLVQALLYFGVMGALFWARRRVGLGVFLCALGVMHFLETYLAAVFYIQLPFGIISPGSTILFSGKLLMILLLYIKEDAATVRQPIYGLLIGNFLIVGLVIVLRNHEVVPAVPGREPNIAFVDEMGWLMVWGTTLLFLDAIGVILLYEHLGRWLRNRQLIRIFLASAAMLTFDQLGFFLALHYVTGAPWHVLYGGWAAKMGAAVVFSILVYAYLRLIERRRRDLTPLQLSDVFDTLTYRERYLDLLGGRGRDRLTGALDRGRFDSLGHELTEAALATGEPVSVLVLDVDGMRRINDREGRAAGDVILRDLTRLLNRTLGDGRCHLFRHGGDAFAIVALGLDHPTSVDLAELLRRTVARADLSDHGAIVTVSIGVASGPEDGRDLDGICATAEARLRDAKGAGRDRVIGRDGVAVS, translated from the coding sequence ATGGCCATTACGCTGGAAACCAGCAACGTTCTCCTGCTTCTGGTCCAGGCGCTTCTGTATTTCGGCGTCATGGGCGCGCTCTTCTGGGCGCGGCGCCGGGTCGGACTCGGCGTGTTCCTCTGCGCGCTCGGGGTCATGCACTTCCTGGAGACCTATCTGGCGGCGGTGTTCTACATCCAGCTGCCGTTCGGGATCATCTCGCCGGGCTCCACGATCCTGTTCTCCGGCAAGCTGCTGATGATCCTGCTGCTGTACATCAAGGAGGACGCCGCCACCGTGCGTCAGCCGATCTACGGCCTGCTGATCGGCAACTTCCTGATCGTCGGCCTCGTGATCGTGCTGCGGAACCACGAGGTCGTGCCGGCCGTGCCGGGCCGCGAGCCGAACATCGCCTTCGTGGACGAGATGGGCTGGCTCATGGTCTGGGGCACGACGCTGCTGTTCCTCGATGCCATTGGCGTGATCCTGCTCTACGAGCATCTGGGACGCTGGCTGCGGAACCGTCAGCTCATCCGGATCTTCCTCGCTTCGGCGGCGATGCTGACCTTCGACCAGCTCGGATTCTTCCTGGCGCTGCACTACGTCACCGGCGCGCCCTGGCACGTGCTGTACGGCGGCTGGGCGGCGAAGATGGGGGCGGCCGTCGTCTTCAGCATTCTGGTCTACGCCTATCTGCGGCTCATCGAGCGCCGCCGGCGGGATCTCACCCCGCTGCAGCTCTCCGACGTGTTCGACACGCTGACCTATCGCGAGCGGTATCTGGACCTGCTGGGCGGCCGCGGCCGCGACCGGCTCACTGGGGCCCTCGACCGCGGGCGATTCGATTCGCTCGGCCACGAACTGACCGAGGCGGCGCTGGCGACCGGCGAGCCGGTCAGCGTGCTTGTGCTGGACGTGGACGGCATGCGCCGGATCAACGATCGCGAGGGCCGGGCGGCAGGCGACGTGATCCTGCGCGACCTGACCCGTCTGCTGAACCGGACGCTCGGCGACGGGCGCTGCCATCTGTTCCGCCACGGCGGCGACGCCTTCGCCATCGTCGCCCTGGGGCTCGATCACCCCACATCCGTCGATCTGGCGGAGCTGCTGCGCCGGACCGTCGCCCGGGCCGATCTGTCGGACCACGGCGCCATCGTGACGGTCAGCATCGGCGTGGCCAGCGGGCCGGAGGACGGTCGGGATCTGGACGGGATCTGCGCCACGGCCGAGGCCCGGCTGCGAGACGCCAAAGGCGCGGGCCGGGACCGGGTGATCGGCCGCGACGGCGTGGCGGTAAGCTGA
- a CDS encoding Ldh family oxidoreductase → MSSAPSKAVRREGKEVFVPVEVMERVGKATFEASGCSPKEAETIITRLAGANLRGHDSHGVIRVPRYVQWIDDGRQVPNQHIEVMLDQPSFAVIDGRFGFGQSIGEQTVDIGIAKAKQHGVAMTALRNSGHLGRIGDWAERAAAEGIVSIHMVNVRGSLIVAPFGGVDRRGSTNPFCAGIPMPDDDPIILDFATSLVAEGKALVALKGGKPLPPGSLVDADGTITSDPKPLYGETPPGQYPDPSRGPGALRAFGDHKGFGMNFLMEMMAGALTGSGTAGALGEEQNRPFCNGMFSIYVNLEAVTGVPAHMGHPFAEEVRNYVEFVKSARPTEPGGHVLIPGEKEKMVMAERLKTGLPLAAEAWDDIVATARSKGVNDVEMT, encoded by the coding sequence ATGAGTTCCGCCCCCTCGAAGGCGGTCCGCCGCGAAGGCAAGGAGGTCTTCGTTCCCGTCGAGGTGATGGAGCGGGTCGGCAAGGCCACCTTCGAGGCGAGCGGCTGCTCGCCCAAGGAGGCGGAGACCATCATCACCCGCCTCGCCGGCGCCAACCTGCGCGGCCATGACAGCCACGGCGTGATCCGCGTGCCGCGCTACGTGCAGTGGATCGACGACGGCCGCCAGGTCCCGAACCAGCACATCGAGGTGATGCTTGACCAGCCGAGCTTCGCCGTGATCGACGGCCGCTTCGGCTTCGGCCAGAGCATCGGCGAGCAGACCGTCGATATCGGCATCGCCAAGGCCAAGCAGCACGGCGTGGCCATGACCGCCCTGCGGAACTCCGGCCATCTCGGCCGCATCGGCGACTGGGCCGAGCGGGCGGCGGCGGAAGGCATCGTGTCGATCCACATGGTCAACGTCCGCGGCTCGCTGATCGTCGCGCCGTTCGGCGGCGTGGACCGGCGCGGCAGCACCAACCCGTTCTGCGCCGGCATCCCGATGCCGGACGACGACCCGATCATCCTCGACTTCGCCACCTCGCTGGTGGCCGAGGGCAAGGCGCTGGTGGCGCTCAAGGGCGGCAAGCCGCTGCCCCCGGGCTCGCTGGTCGATGCCGACGGCACGATCACCAGCGATCCGAAGCCGCTCTACGGCGAGACCCCACCGGGCCAGTATCCCGACCCGTCCAGGGGCCCCGGCGCCCTGCGCGCCTTCGGCGACCACAAGGGGTTCGGCATGAACTTCCTGATGGAGATGATGGCCGGCGCCCTCACCGGCTCCGGCACCGCCGGTGCGCTGGGCGAGGAGCAGAATCGGCCGTTCTGCAACGGCATGTTCTCGATCTACGTGAACCTGGAGGCGGTCACGGGCGTGCCGGCCCATATGGGCCACCCCTTCGCCGAGGAAGTCCGCAACTACGTGGAATTCGTGAAGTCGGCCCGACCGACCGAGCCCGGAGGCCATGTGCTGATCCCGGGCGAGAAGGAGAAGATGGTCATGGCGGAGCGGCTGAAGACCGGCCTTCCGCTGGCGGCCGAAGCCTGGGACGACATCGTCGCCACCGCCCGCTCCAAGGGCGTGAACGACGTGGAGATGACCTAG
- the rpmF gene encoding 50S ribosomal protein L32: protein MAVPKRKTTPSKRGMRRAHDKLTSDAYVESPDTGELHRPHHIDLKTGMYRGRQVMKVKERV, encoded by the coding sequence ATGGCGGTTCCCAAGCGTAAAACTACCCCGTCCAAGCGGGGCATGCGCCGGGCGCACGACAAGCTGACGTCCGATGCCTACGTTGAGAGCCCGGACACCGGCGAGCTGCACCGGCCGCACCACATCGATCTGAAGACCGGCATGTATCGCGGTCGCCAGGTGATGAAGGTGAAGGAGCGGGTCTGA